From a single Candidatus Delongbacteria bacterium genomic region:
- a CDS encoding HAD-IIB family hydrolase: MRPLAEWTREKAARVSILFSDIDDTISSEGRIPAPAYRALWQAHEAGLAVVPVTGRPAGWCDHIARMWPVHGVIGENGGLVFRMEGGRLRRDFVYDSATRTGFREKLQAVRERILREVPGCAIASDQSYREYDLAIDFCEDVPRLPREDVLKIQRLFEEAGATAKISSIHVNGWYGHFDKLSAAREYLRQHFDMDPDSPPTQSICAFAGDSPNDEPMFSFFREGSVGVANLLDFRDLLEHEPAWITPARGGAGFAELVDHLLAARSS; the protein is encoded by the coding sequence ATGCGTCCGCTTGCCGAATGGACACGCGAGAAAGCGGCCCGGGTCAGCATTCTCTTCAGCGACATCGACGACACCATCTCGAGCGAAGGACGGATTCCCGCGCCCGCGTACCGGGCTCTCTGGCAGGCTCATGAGGCGGGACTGGCCGTGGTGCCCGTGACGGGCCGGCCGGCGGGCTGGTGTGATCACATCGCCCGGATGTGGCCCGTGCACGGCGTGATCGGCGAGAACGGCGGGTTGGTCTTCCGCATGGAGGGCGGCCGCTTGCGGCGCGACTTCGTGTACGACAGCGCCACCCGGACAGGCTTTCGCGAAAAACTGCAGGCCGTGCGCGAGCGCATCCTGCGCGAGGTGCCGGGGTGTGCCATCGCCAGCGACCAGAGCTATCGCGAATACGATCTGGCCATCGATTTCTGTGAGGATGTGCCGCGCCTGCCCCGCGAGGATGTTCTGAAGATCCAGCGGCTCTTCGAGGAGGCGGGCGCCACCGCCAAGATCAGTTCGATTCATGTCAATGGCTGGTACGGTCACTTTGACAAACTGAGCGCCGCCCGCGAGTACCTGCGCCAGCACTTCGACATGGACCCCGATTCCCCGCCCACCCAGTCGATCTGCGCCTTCGCCGGCGACAGCCCCAACGACGAGCCGATGTTCTCCTTTTTCCGCGAAGGCTCCGTGGGCGTGGCCAACCTGCTGGACTTCCGTGATCTGCTCGAGCACGAGCCCGCCTGGATCACACCCGCGCGCGGCGGCGCCGGCTTCGCCGAACTGGTCGACCACCTGCTGGCCGCCCGCTCTTCCTGA
- a CDS encoding T9SS type A sorting domain-containing protein translates to MLLSSTLLSLMMGTALPATHVQAAPEPAAPATAAHLPLIETGAPSREMIEFFRQQEKPWRRLPHSHGGSGLRDSRTLSQYDVSYYELELDMPTASAGMTGVVRMHFRSLEPDLASIELHAGDNLGLDQVLVNGQAASFSHTGDDFTVTLPQPLGEGESAVLETHYTVTYGGGGVLPATRTNVQTSQSVATLTTQAEPWDARRFWPCRDEPIDKADSLLAHITTQDYNTVVSNGVLRSNLVNGDGTRTVTWFEGLPMSTYLFSVCIAPYNHRSDTWSWNETSMPMEEWSWGLSPSEQQFVSQTGMDALTAFSDLFGLYPFHEQKYGHAQYTWGGAMEHQSVSSMGFYNQAVIAHELMHQWFGDKLTCESFHHIWLNEGWATYGEALFFESIGGSQTLHDYMDFEEYYGGGTIYVENPESENIFDGNLSYAKGAWVLHMLRHVMGDEGFFTAVRAYLGGSDPSAYRTVDTAEFQSFMEAEYGESLDWFFTQWIHGEYWPDYVWNWQTRSEGPQLWLDMGVVQRQLPERQLFTMPLDLVVYYPNQPDTLVRLFNDQPSQNWSIALAEQPDSVRLDPQNWVLSNVTRASDLDSDPRLVEVRIVDGEGAVMEALPDTDAFGLELDLQNFGGPLTGLSAELQSTDSRIALTPQQLTPGALELGQTITLEFDAASLSRLEGRVAFSLELAWPDHALSLPFSLPGSHPSLILVDDDTEGNWEQLFLAAAGDEVVQLLSPAEFLSQTPDTQALLIWHQGNAGRMLSPDERSALESFVELSGHVVLSGQDLLQSQDPVWAQQFLGLEVIQSSVSSSAVSGEITSIFPGQLLFFINGGAGNQTHMDRLDPLNAFPVFHYFNSVESGDAGVVHESDISGGRVLSLGFGLEGISGAGTSMDLGEVLERLIAWSRGEVGLNEPGHALPRSPVLDSAWPNPFNPETRVSFTLPREGNVELMVYNLAGQLVDTLHRGRLAAGTHQVLWRAEGRSSGVYLLRLDGPGGGDTMKVLLLK, encoded by the coding sequence ATGCTGCTCAGTTCAACCCTTCTGTCACTGATGATGGGTACCGCATTGCCGGCCACCCACGTGCAGGCCGCGCCAGAACCGGCCGCCCCGGCGACTGCCGCGCACCTGCCGCTGATCGAAACCGGCGCTCCCAGCCGGGAAATGATCGAGTTCTTCCGCCAGCAGGAGAAGCCCTGGCGCCGCCTGCCGCACTCCCACGGGGGTTCCGGCCTGCGCGACAGCCGCACCCTGTCCCAGTACGACGTCAGCTACTACGAGCTGGAGCTGGACATGCCCACGGCCAGTGCGGGAATGACCGGTGTCGTGCGCATGCACTTCCGCTCGCTCGAGCCGGACCTGGCCAGCATTGAGCTGCACGCGGGCGACAACCTGGGCCTGGACCAGGTGCTGGTCAACGGTCAGGCCGCCAGTTTCAGTCACACGGGCGATGACTTCACGGTCACGCTGCCCCAGCCCCTGGGCGAAGGCGAGTCCGCCGTGCTGGAAACCCACTACACGGTCACCTATGGGGGCGGGGGCGTGCTGCCCGCCACGCGCACCAATGTGCAGACCAGCCAGAGCGTGGCCACCCTCACCACCCAGGCCGAACCCTGGGACGCCCGTCGTTTCTGGCCCTGCCGCGACGAGCCCATCGACAAGGCCGACAGCCTGCTGGCACACATCACCACCCAGGACTACAACACCGTGGTGTCCAACGGAGTGCTGCGCTCGAATCTGGTCAATGGGGACGGCACCCGCACGGTGACCTGGTTCGAAGGCCTGCCCATGTCGACCTACCTGTTCTCGGTCTGCATCGCGCCCTACAATCACCGCAGCGACACCTGGAGCTGGAACGAGACCAGCATGCCCATGGAAGAATGGTCCTGGGGTCTCAGTCCCAGCGAGCAGCAATTCGTCTCACAGACGGGCATGGACGCGCTGACCGCCTTCTCCGATCTCTTCGGCCTGTATCCCTTCCATGAGCAGAAGTATGGCCATGCCCAGTATACCTGGGGCGGGGCAATGGAACACCAGAGCGTGAGCTCGATGGGCTTCTACAACCAGGCTGTGATCGCCCACGAGCTGATGCACCAGTGGTTCGGCGACAAGCTGACCTGCGAGAGCTTTCACCACATCTGGCTCAACGAGGGCTGGGCCACCTATGGAGAAGCCCTGTTCTTCGAGTCGATCGGTGGCAGCCAGACCCTGCATGACTACATGGATTTCGAAGAGTATTACGGGGGCGGCACGATCTACGTCGAGAACCCCGAGTCGGAAAACATCTTCGACGGCAATCTGAGCTACGCCAAGGGCGCCTGGGTGCTGCACATGCTGCGTCACGTGATGGGCGACGAAGGCTTCTTCACGGCCGTGCGCGCCTATCTGGGCGGCAGCGACCCCTCGGCCTATCGCACCGTGGACACCGCCGAATTCCAGTCCTTCATGGAAGCGGAATACGGCGAGTCACTGGACTGGTTCTTCACCCAGTGGATCCACGGCGAGTACTGGCCCGACTATGTCTGGAACTGGCAGACCCGCAGCGAGGGCCCACAGCTCTGGCTGGACATGGGTGTGGTCCAGCGCCAGCTGCCCGAACGCCAGTTGTTCACCATGCCTCTGGATCTGGTCGTGTACTATCCCAACCAGCCCGATACCCTGGTGCGTCTCTTCAACGACCAGCCCAGCCAGAACTGGAGCATCGCACTGGCCGAACAGCCCGATTCGGTGCGCCTGGACCCGCAGAACTGGGTGCTGAGCAATGTCACTCGGGCCAGCGATCTGGACTCCGATCCGCGGCTGGTTGAGGTGCGGATAGTCGATGGGGAGGGCGCTGTCATGGAAGCCCTGCCCGACACCGATGCCTTCGGTCTTGAACTGGACCTGCAGAACTTCGGCGGCCCACTGACCGGGCTGAGTGCCGAACTGCAGAGCACGGATTCGCGGATTGCCCTGACTCCGCAGCAGCTCACTCCGGGAGCCCTCGAGCTGGGCCAGACGATCACGCTGGAATTCGATGCCGCCAGCCTCTCACGCCTCGAGGGCCGCGTGGCCTTCAGCCTGGAACTGGCCTGGCCGGATCACGCGCTCAGTCTGCCCTTCAGCCTGCCCGGCTCGCATCCCAGCCTGATTCTGGTGGACGACGATACCGAAGGCAACTGGGAGCAACTCTTCCTCGCCGCCGCCGGCGACGAGGTCGTGCAATTGCTCAGCCCGGCTGAATTCCTGAGCCAGACTCCCGACACCCAGGCATTGCTGATCTGGCATCAGGGCAATGCCGGACGCATGCTGAGCCCGGACGAGCGCTCGGCTCTCGAGAGCTTCGTGGAACTGAGTGGACACGTGGTGCTCAGTGGCCAGGACCTGCTGCAATCCCAGGATCCTGTCTGGGCCCAGCAGTTCCTTGGCCTGGAAGTGATCCAAAGCTCGGTCAGCTCCAGTGCGGTCAGTGGCGAGATCACATCGATCTTTCCCGGCCAGCTGTTGTTCTTCATCAACGGAGGCGCGGGCAACCAGACCCATATGGATCGTCTGGATCCGCTCAATGCCTTCCCTGTTTTCCATTATTTCAATTCGGTGGAAAGTGGAGATGCGGGCGTGGTGCATGAATCGGACATCAGCGGGGGCCGCGTGCTCAGTCTGGGCTTCGGGTTGGAAGGCATCAGCGGCGCGGGCACCAGCATGGACCTGGGCGAGGTGCTGGAACGCCTGATCGCCTGGTCCCGCGGCGAGGTCGGCCTGAATGAACCCGGCCACGCATTGCCGCGCAGCCCCGTGCTGGACAGCGCCTGGCCCAACCCCTTCAATCCCGAAACCCGCGTATCCTTCACGCTGCCGCGCGAGGGCAATGTGGAGCTGATGGTCTACAATCTGGCGGGGCAGCTGGTGGACACCCTGCACCGCGGGCGTCTGGCGGCGGGAACCCACCAGGTGCTCTGGCGGGCCGAAGGGCGCTCCAGCGGAGTCTACCTGCTGCGTCTGGACGGTCCGGGAGGTGGTGATACCATGAAAGTGCTGCTGCTCAAGTGA
- a CDS encoding putative addiction module antidote protein has protein sequence MPRTTKTTSPVIRTVEYDVSEQLRTPEEMAAYLDAWFEEAPDDIAGIARALGDIARAKGMALVAREAGLSRESMYKALSEHGNPSFATILKVTKALGIRLRVRAV, from the coding sequence ATGCCCAGAACCACCAAGACCACCTCGCCAGTCATTCGGACCGTGGAATACGATGTCTCCGAGCAATTGCGTACACCGGAGGAAATGGCCGCCTACCTGGATGCCTGGTTCGAGGAAGCCCCGGATGACATCGCGGGAATCGCTCGGGCCTTGGGCGATATCGCCCGCGCGAAGGGCATGGCGCTGGTCGCCCGTGAGGCTGGTCTGAGTCGTGAAAGCATGTACAAAGCCCTGAGCGAGCACGGCAACCCGAGCTTCGCCACCATCCTGAAAGTCACCAAAGCACTAGGAATTCGCCTGCGCGTCCGGGCTGTGTGA
- the pgsA gene encoding CDP-diacylglycerol--glycerol-3-phosphate 3-phosphatidyltransferase — translation MTLANQLTAARIFLSPIFVLAFMQEGFWARVAALAIVVMSELTDGFDGHIARSRGEVTDFGKLLDPLADSISRITVFIAFMSVGLIPWWMVLIFVYRDSAVSTLRTVCASKGLVLAARGSGKLKAIIQATVIIAILLARILVHPFPQWFNDALIQRAAWWLVLVAALWTAWSFVDYVASNRRLLAGIGAAQGRTA, via the coding sequence ATGACCCTTGCCAACCAGCTCACCGCGGCGCGCATCTTCCTGAGCCCGATCTTCGTTCTCGCGTTCATGCAGGAAGGATTCTGGGCGCGGGTCGCGGCCCTGGCCATCGTGGTGATGTCCGAGTTGACCGATGGATTCGACGGCCACATCGCGCGCAGCCGTGGCGAAGTCACCGACTTCGGCAAGCTGCTGGATCCGCTGGCCGACTCGATCAGCCGCATCACCGTCTTCATCGCCTTCATGAGCGTGGGCCTGATTCCCTGGTGGATGGTGCTGATCTTCGTCTACCGCGACAGCGCCGTCAGCACCCTGCGCACGGTCTGCGCCTCCAAAGGGCTGGTGCTGGCCGCCCGTGGCAGCGGCAAGCTGAAGGCGATCATCCAGGCCACCGTGATCATCGCGATCCTGCTGGCGCGCATCCTCGTGCACCCCTTCCCGCAATGGTTCAACGACGCCCTGATCCAGCGCGCGGCCTGGTGGCTGGTGCTGGTGGCCGCACTCTGGACGGCCTGGTCCTTCGTGGACTATGTCGCCAGCAACCGCCGGCTGCTGGCAGGCATCGGGGCCGCCCAGGGCCGTACCGCCTGA
- a CDS encoding aspartate ammonia-lyase → MNYLIQRLQTNEIFEVLQEAELKEIAAQFQHTSLPAGSSIYQGGDHRHRVYFVQSGKIQVMGGEHDQDKLLLVYREGNYFGEACLLDESSHSTSARVVEDSELWYLEREQFLAYMERNPLAAAKMISRAGRVVFRRLMAGLSSSGQEGVASVYQTGETREEHDLIGPMRIAENAYYGVQSMRALENFDISGIRISHFPHFIRALAMVKKAAALANLKLDMLEPEVAGAITRACDDILNGHLHNQFVVDMIQGGAGTSTNMNANEVIANRALEILGEAKGHYERVHPNDHVNMSQSTNDVYPTAFRLAILLSYPQMLDAMDDLVVALKHKAREFEWVIKMGRTQLQDAVPMTLGQEFLSWAHGIEEDMERVRETARQFMETNLGGTAIGTGICADPAYPQEALRALRKVTGMDFRLSPDMIEASSDTGSLQAFSSTLRRIAIKISKVCNDLRLLSSGPRCGLGEINLPPRAAGSSIMPGKVNPVIPEVVNQVAYQVVGNDLTVTMAAENGQLQLNVMEPVIVFNIFQSIDMLTRAFTTLRKFCIEGITANEEHCREMVMGSIGLVTALLPHIGYSRSTQVAKEALKTGRPVSELVREHGWVTEEEIASILDPQNMIRPVSLRNRGINGNSQHK, encoded by the coding sequence GTGAACTACCTGATCCAGCGCCTGCAGACAAATGAGATCTTCGAAGTGCTGCAGGAGGCGGAACTCAAGGAGATTGCCGCCCAGTTCCAGCACACATCGCTGCCGGCGGGCAGTTCGATCTATCAGGGAGGCGACCACCGCCACCGGGTGTACTTCGTGCAGAGCGGCAAGATCCAGGTGATGGGCGGCGAACACGACCAGGACAAGCTGCTGCTGGTGTACCGCGAGGGCAACTACTTCGGCGAGGCCTGTCTGCTGGACGAGAGCTCCCATTCCACCTCGGCCCGGGTGGTGGAGGACAGTGAGCTCTGGTACCTCGAGCGCGAACAGTTTCTGGCCTACATGGAACGGAACCCGCTGGCCGCGGCCAAGATGATCTCGCGCGCGGGGCGGGTGGTCTTCCGGCGCCTGATGGCCGGCCTGTCCTCGAGCGGGCAGGAAGGCGTGGCCTCGGTCTACCAGACCGGTGAGACGCGCGAGGAGCACGACCTGATCGGCCCGATGCGCATTGCCGAGAACGCGTATTACGGCGTGCAGAGCATGCGGGCCCTCGAGAACTTTGACATCTCGGGCATCCGGATCAGCCACTTTCCCCACTTCATCCGGGCGCTGGCGATGGTGAAGAAGGCCGCTGCCCTGGCCAACCTCAAGCTGGACATGCTTGAACCCGAGGTCGCGGGAGCGATCACGCGGGCCTGCGACGACATCCTCAACGGCCACCTGCACAACCAGTTCGTGGTGGACATGATCCAGGGAGGTGCGGGCACCAGCACCAACATGAACGCCAACGAGGTCATCGCCAACCGGGCGCTCGAGATTCTGGGCGAGGCCAAGGGCCACTACGAGCGTGTGCATCCCAACGACCACGTCAACATGTCACAGAGCACGAACGACGTGTACCCCACGGCCTTCCGTCTGGCGATTCTGCTCAGTTATCCCCAGATGCTGGACGCGATGGATGATCTGGTGGTGGCGCTGAAACACAAGGCGCGTGAGTTCGAGTGGGTGATCAAGATGGGGCGCACCCAGTTGCAGGATGCGGTGCCCATGACCCTGGGGCAGGAATTCCTCTCCTGGGCGCACGGCATCGAGGAGGACATGGAACGCGTGCGCGAGACGGCGCGCCAGTTCATGGAGACCAATCTGGGCGGCACGGCCATCGGCACGGGCATCTGCGCCGACCCGGCCTATCCCCAGGAAGCCCTGCGCGCGCTGCGCAAGGTCACGGGCATGGATTTCCGCCTGAGCCCCGACATGATCGAGGCCAGCAGCGACACGGGCTCGCTGCAGGCATTTTCCAGCACCCTGCGCCGGATCGCGATCAAGATCTCCAAGGTCTGCAACGACCTGCGCCTGCTCAGTTCCGGGCCGCGCTGCGGGCTGGGCGAAATCAATCTGCCGCCGCGCGCCGCCGGTTCCAGCATCATGCCGGGCAAGGTCAATCCGGTGATTCCCGAGGTGGTCAACCAGGTCGCCTATCAGGTGGTGGGCAACGATCTGACCGTGACCATGGCGGCGGAAAATGGCCAGCTGCAGCTGAACGTGATGGAGCCGGTGATCGTCTTCAACATCTTCCAGAGCATCGACATGCTCACCCGGGCCTTCACCACCCTGCGCAAGTTCTGCATCGAAGGCATCACGGCCAACGAGGAGCATTGCCGCGAGATGGTGATGGGCAGCATCGGGCTGGTCACGGCCCTGCTGCCGCACATCGGCTACAGCCGCTCGACCCAGGTGGCCAAGGAAGCGCTCAAGACCGGCAGGCCGGTCTCGGAGCTGGTGCGCGAGCATGGCTGGGTCACGGAGGAGGAGATCGCCAGCATCCTTGATCCTCAGAACATGATCCGCCCGGTGAGCCTGCGCAACCGGGGCATCAACGGGAACAGCCAGCACAAATAG
- a CDS encoding dihydroorotase, with translation MDKAGNLLVRGGRVFQEGDLPLRDLRIRAGRIVELGSGLKAAADEESLDLDGLVVLPGMLDSQVHFREPGLTHKEDLGSGSRAAIAGGVTSYMEMPNTRPATVDAASLADKIERARASSWADFAFFMGATADNARELGQLERLPGCAGVKIFMGSSTGSLLVDNAEDLRTVLAHGTRRVAVHAEDNARLLELKALHGKQADHPRWHTRLRDPECARLAVERLVETALACGRPVHVLHTNSREEMELLERWRGNPLVTVETTPQHLLMTAPGCYEELGSHAQMNPPVREAEHGKALWAALRSGLITVIGSDHAPHTLEEKARDYPDCPSGMPGVETVLPVLLDQVSHGRLGLDDLVRLYSEGPARIYGVLGKGRLARGFDGDLAIVDPDERWAVRAEHLQSRAGWTPWEGRELCGRVKATVLRGNLVWREGVFLGSPQGQPLRYL, from the coding sequence ATGGACAAGGCGGGCAACCTGCTGGTGCGGGGTGGGCGGGTATTCCAGGAGGGCGATCTGCCCTTGAGGGACCTGCGGATCCGCGCGGGGCGCATCGTGGAACTGGGCAGCGGGCTGAAGGCGGCGGCGGACGAGGAGAGCCTCGATCTGGACGGGCTGGTGGTGCTGCCGGGCATGCTGGACAGCCAGGTGCACTTTCGCGAGCCGGGGCTGACCCACAAGGAAGACCTGGGCAGCGGCAGCCGGGCGGCGATCGCTGGCGGGGTCACCTCCTACATGGAAATGCCCAACACGCGGCCGGCCACCGTGGATGCGGCCAGTCTGGCGGACAAGATTGAACGGGCGCGCGCCAGCAGCTGGGCCGACTTCGCTTTTTTCATGGGCGCCACGGCGGACAATGCGCGCGAGCTGGGACAGCTGGAACGGCTGCCGGGCTGCGCGGGGGTCAAGATCTTCATGGGGTCGTCCACGGGCAGCCTGCTGGTGGACAATGCCGAGGACCTGCGCACCGTGCTGGCTCACGGCACACGTCGGGTGGCCGTGCACGCCGAGGACAATGCGCGCCTGCTGGAACTGAAGGCCCTGCATGGCAAGCAGGCCGATCATCCGCGCTGGCACACGCGCCTGCGTGACCCGGAATGTGCCCGACTGGCGGTCGAGCGGCTGGTGGAAACCGCTCTGGCCTGTGGGCGGCCCGTGCATGTGCTGCACACCAACAGCCGCGAGGAAATGGAGCTGCTCGAGCGCTGGCGGGGCAATCCGCTGGTGACCGTGGAAACCACTCCCCAGCATCTGCTGATGACCGCACCCGGGTGTTACGAAGAGCTGGGCAGTCACGCCCAGATGAATCCTCCGGTGCGCGAGGCCGAGCACGGCAAGGCGCTCTGGGCGGCCCTGCGCTCGGGGCTGATCACGGTCATCGGCAGCGATCACGCTCCGCACACTCTGGAGGAGAAGGCGCGCGATTACCCCGACTGCCCCAGCGGCATGCCCGGGGTCGAGACCGTGCTGCCCGTGCTGCTGGATCAGGTGAGTCACGGCCGACTGGGACTGGATGATCTGGTGCGCCTCTACAGCGAGGGACCGGCACGGATCTACGGTGTCCTGGGCAAGGGACGGCTGGCGCGCGGGTTCGATGGTGATCTGGCGATCGTGGACCCCGACGAGCGCTGGGCCGTGCGCGCCGAACACCTGCAGAGCCGCGCGGGCTGGACGCCCTGGGAAGGCCGCGAACTCTGCGGCCGCGTGAAGGCCACCGTGCTGCGTGGCAACCTGGTCTGGCGCGAAGGAGTCTTCCTGGGCTCGCCCCAGGGCCAGCCCCTGCGCTATCTGTAG
- a CDS encoding T9SS type A sorting domain-containing protein, with amino-acid sequence MRHLLALLGLAGCVLAQVPELLDSRPGADCFRLAPWPAGGLIAGGDGVLQLVSPTPELAPVMGEWLSPGTLSDLAGDGEHLLQALGGAGLLVWDASTGLSEPWTLAVPATKVCVDQDWATSAAGSQLSLIQLNGAAPEVVHTASLPSACAALAQRDTLLYAFDDSQLHLYHIDATGFALRTSQTLSAPVLKARVSADELLLVHMDGVVERISLNAQGRPTGSENWSSMLAPNDILALGSQRYLLSVPGTGLLPLFWPAGEAAQPGTPRRFADWNGQLCALGNGRIAVAEGEAGGALYLTDSEGVPQALGRFSTRPLARKLLLDDQLPHHVWLLDGRLGLRRFHSELLTERMQLAFPRPVIGGDLREGWAGAVTEGSGLRFYQVFADSSAINGIHSTDPIVDLAMGPELMLAYITSNGFVAIKQINPFPYTLFHYGTIFLNCLPGAAFWVGDQFFLGSQDGRLFHVDVSDPQAPTLVETLQLAGPVRDADPYPPAALDRMLVSAGDLYRLAFQGAGPVMIEDSYHHAWGPVACASVGELVCFATGNTPVIGAFPGTRGNPFGPLLSPETSPAPAMADLLDMGGLEVLGLTEAGDLNRYTFAQLDTPAPVALPSSLGLRAFPNPANPGTVLQFELRTPARVTVTLVDMAGRVCLSQAMGELGSGQQRVALDLAGLASGVYLCRVSAGAEWESVRLSLVK; translated from the coding sequence GTGAGACACCTGCTTGCCCTGCTGGGACTGGCTGGCTGCGTGCTGGCCCAGGTTCCCGAACTGCTCGACAGCCGTCCCGGTGCCGACTGTTTCCGGCTGGCTCCCTGGCCCGCGGGGGGTCTGATCGCCGGAGGAGATGGCGTGTTGCAACTCGTCTCGCCAACGCCTGAACTGGCCCCCGTGATGGGCGAGTGGCTCAGCCCGGGCACTCTGTCCGATCTGGCCGGCGATGGCGAGCATCTGCTGCAGGCGCTCGGTGGTGCGGGCCTGCTGGTCTGGGACGCCAGCACGGGCCTGAGCGAGCCCTGGACCCTGGCGGTTCCGGCCACCAAGGTCTGCGTGGATCAGGATTGGGCGACAAGCGCCGCCGGTTCCCAGCTGAGCCTGATCCAACTGAACGGAGCCGCTCCCGAAGTCGTGCACACGGCCAGCCTGCCCTCGGCCTGTGCCGCACTTGCCCAGCGCGATACTCTGCTTTATGCCTTCGACGACAGCCAGCTCCATCTGTACCACATCGATGCCACTGGCTTCGCGCTGCGCACCAGCCAGACTCTTTCTGCGCCCGTGCTGAAAGCCCGTGTGTCCGCCGACGAATTGCTGCTGGTGCACATGGATGGAGTCGTGGAACGGATTTCCCTCAATGCCCAGGGTCGGCCGACAGGGTCCGAAAATTGGTCCAGCATGCTGGCCCCCAACGACATTCTGGCCCTTGGCTCACAGCGTTACCTGCTGAGCGTGCCCGGAACGGGACTGCTGCCGCTGTTCTGGCCTGCGGGCGAAGCCGCGCAGCCGGGCACTCCCCGCCGGTTCGCCGACTGGAACGGCCAGCTCTGCGCTCTGGGCAATGGGCGCATCGCGGTGGCCGAAGGCGAAGCCGGTGGCGCGCTGTATCTCACGGACTCCGAGGGCGTGCCCCAGGCGCTGGGCCGCTTCTCAACCCGACCTCTCGCACGCAAACTGCTGCTCGACGATCAACTGCCCCATCACGTCTGGCTGCTTGACGGAAGGCTCGGTCTGCGCCGTTTCCACAGCGAGCTTCTCACCGAGCGCATGCAGCTGGCCTTCCCTCGGCCCGTGATCGGTGGAGACCTGCGCGAGGGCTGGGCCGGGGCCGTCACCGAGGGCTCGGGACTGCGTTTCTATCAGGTCTTCGCCGACAGCTCGGCGATCAACGGCATCCACAGCACCGACCCGATCGTGGACCTGGCGATGGGCCCGGAGCTGATGCTGGCCTACATCACGTCCAATGGTTTCGTGGCCATCAAGCAGATCAATCCCTTTCCCTACACGCTGTTCCACTACGGCACGATCTTCCTCAACTGCCTGCCGGGAGCCGCCTTCTGGGTGGGCGACCAGTTCTTCCTTGGCAGTCAGGACGGACGCCTGTTCCACGTGGATGTCAGTGACCCGCAGGCTCCCACGCTGGTGGAAACCCTGCAACTGGCCGGCCCCGTGCGCGACGCCGACCCCTATCCGCCCGCCGCGCTGGACCGCATGCTGGTGAGCGCGGGCGACCTCTACCGCCTGGCCTTCCAGGGAGCGGGTCCCGTGATGATCGAAGACAGCTACCACCACGCCTGGGGCCCCGTGGCCTGCGCCTCGGTGGGCGAGCTGGTCTGCTTCGCCACCGGCAACACGCCCGTGATCGGTGCCTTTCCCGGCACGCGCGGCAATCCCTTCGGCCCCCTGCTCTCGCCGGAGACCTCACCCGCGCCCGCCATGGCCGACCTGCTGGACATGGGCGGGCTGGAGGTGCTGGGACTGACGGAAGCCGGCGATCTCAATCGTTACACCTTCGCGCAGTTGGACACGCCTGCGCCAGTCGCGTTGCCCTCGAGTCTCGGCCTGCGTGCCTTTCCCAATCCGGCGAATCCGGGCACGGTGCTGCAGTTTGAGCTGCGCACTCCTGCGCGTGTGACGGTGACCCTGGTGGACATGGCGGGGCGTGTGTGCCTCAGCCAGGCAATGGGCGAATTGGGCAGCGGGCAGCAGCGGGTGGCCCTGGATCTGGCGGGATTGGCCAGTGGGGTGTATCTGTGTCGGGTGAGCGCGGGCGCGGAATGGGAGAGTGTGCGGCTGAGTCTGGTGAAGTGA
- a CDS encoding VOC family protein has protein sequence MAKVTGIGGVFLKSTGDHAALAAWYRTHLGLALEDWGGAILRWPDDKADDGGLTVWHVAEKDSQWFSPSQSSFMINYRVDDMADMLEQLRAGGVEIIQGPESHENGTFAWIMDPDGNKVELWEPRLWDPANKTA, from the coding sequence ATGGCGAAGGTCACCGGAATCGGCGGCGTGTTCCTGAAGAGCACGGGCGACCACGCCGCGTTGGCTGCGTGGTACAGAACACATCTGGGCCTGGCTCTGGAAGACTGGGGCGGTGCCATTTTGCGCTGGCCGGACGACAAGGCCGACGATGGCGGGCTGACCGTGTGGCATGTGGCCGAGAAGGACAGCCAGTGGTTCAGCCCCAGCCAATCCAGCTTCATGATCAACTACCGTGTTGACGACATGGCCGACATGCTGGAGCAGCTGCGCGCGGGCGGCGTGGAGATCATCCAGGGACCCGAGTCACACGAGAACGGCACCTTCGCCTGGATCATGGACCCCGACGGCAACAAGGTCGAGCTCTGGGAGCCCCGACTCTGGGACCCGGCCAACAAGACCGCCTGA